One segment of Haemophilus influenzae DNA contains the following:
- a CDS encoding CidA/LrgA family protein translates to MIQKLFLLVRSLVILSIMLYLGNLIAYYIPAGVPGSIWGLLLLFLGLTTRVIHLNWIYLGASLLIRFMAVLFVPVSVGIIKYSDLLREQVNILLVPNIVSTCVTLLVIGFFGHYLYQAQSFTHKRKKVMKRRENQVKQAN, encoded by the coding sequence ATGATTCAAAAATTATTTTTATTAGTTCGTTCCTTGGTCATTTTATCCATTATGTTATATCTCGGAAATCTTATTGCTTATTACATTCCAGCTGGCGTTCCGGGAAGCATTTGGGGATTATTGCTACTCTTTTTAGGTTTAACAACACGAGTAATTCATTTAAATTGGATTTATTTAGGTGCAAGTTTGCTAATTCGTTTTATGGCGGTGCTTTTTGTGCCAGTGAGTGTGGGAATTATCAAATATTCTGATTTATTGAGAGAGCAAGTTAATATTTTGCTTGTTCCTAATATTGTGAGTACTTGTGTCACGTTACTTGTTATAGGATTTTTCGGTCATTATTTGTATCAGGCGCAATCTTTTACACATAAACGCAAAAAAGTAATGAAACGTAGAGAAAATCAAGTAAAACAAGCGAATTAG
- a CDS encoding thermonuclease family protein gives MINRKILLASLLLIFTVLSACSREKNTCRVVKISDGDTLTCLTKGNKSIKVRLAEIDAPEKSQAFGQKSKKTLSDLVYQKNVRLSLKGKDRYQRTLAIVYYQDKNINLEMVKQGMAWAYKQYSHDPIYLQAQENAQAKGIGLWADNNPIEPSQWRRQEKNQYGF, from the coding sequence ATGATAAATCGAAAAATACTATTGGCGAGTTTATTACTTATTTTTACCGTACTTTCTGCTTGTTCTCGCGAAAAAAATACGTGTCGTGTGGTTAAAATTAGTGATGGCGATACGCTCACTTGCCTCACTAAAGGCAATAAATCCATTAAAGTTCGTTTAGCCGAAATTGATGCGCCAGAAAAATCTCAAGCCTTTGGGCAAAAATCGAAAAAAACCTTGTCTGATCTGGTTTATCAAAAAAACGTACGTCTTTCACTAAAAGGAAAAGATCGCTATCAACGAACCTTGGCGATTGTTTATTATCAAGATAAAAATATTAATTTAGAAATGGTTAAACAGGGTATGGCATGGGCTTATAAGCAATATTCCCATGATCCGATTTATCTTCAAGCACAAGAAAATGCACAAGCCAAAGGAATTGGTCTTTGGGCAGACAATAATCCGATTGAACCAAGTCAATGGCGCAGACAAGAGAAAAATCAATATGGCTTTTGA
- the potC gene encoding spermidine/putrescine ABC transporter permease PotC, producing the protein MSRLLRNAFMFVVYAYLYIPIIILVTNSFNSDRYGLSWKGFSWNWYERLFNNDTLIQAAIHSVTIAFFAATLATIVGGLTAIALYRYKFRGKQAVSGMLFIVMMSPDIVMAVSLLALFMIVGISLGFWSLLLAHVTFCLPYVTVTIFSRLNGFDARMLEAAKDLGASEVTILRKIILPLALPAVVSGWLLSFTISLDDVVVSSFVSGVSYEILPLRIFSLVKTGVTPEVNALATIMIVLSLALVVLSQLITRKNNH; encoded by the coding sequence ATGAGTCGTTTACTACGTAATGCATTTATGTTTGTGGTATACGCTTATTTGTATATCCCAATTATTATCTTGGTAACCAATTCCTTCAATTCAGATCGTTATGGTTTAAGCTGGAAAGGCTTTAGTTGGAATTGGTACGAGCGTTTATTTAATAACGACACCTTAATACAAGCTGCGATTCATTCGGTAACTATTGCATTTTTTGCGGCTACACTAGCTACTATTGTAGGTGGATTAACTGCAATCGCACTTTACCGCTATAAATTCCGCGGTAAACAAGCAGTAAGCGGTATGCTATTTATCGTTATGATGTCTCCAGATATTGTAATGGCAGTATCTTTACTTGCGTTATTTATGATTGTCGGTATTTCATTAGGTTTCTGGTCTTTATTACTAGCCCATGTGACCTTCTGTTTACCCTATGTGACCGTAACCATCTTCTCTCGCTTAAATGGCTTTGATGCTAGAATGTTAGAAGCAGCGAAAGACTTAGGTGCAAGTGAAGTGACCATTTTACGTAAAATTATCCTTCCTTTAGCATTACCTGCAGTTGTATCAGGCTGGTTATTAAGTTTCACTATTTCATTAGATGATGTTGTGGTTTCATCATTTGTCAGTGGTGTAAGTTATGAAATCTTACCATTGAGAATATTCTCTCTAGTGAAAACCGGTGTAACACCTGAAGTTAATGCTTTAGCAACGATTATGATCGTGCTTTCATTAGCTCTTGTCGTTTTAAGCCAGCTAATTACACGAAAAAATAACCATTAA
- the potB gene encoding spermidine/putrescine ABC transporter permease PotB: MKIINNKFQKITVAIIFSWLIFFVLIPNLLVFAVSFLTRDGSNFYAFPITVENYTNLFNPLYAQVVWNSLSMSGIATIICLLIGYPFAFMMSKIHPKYRPLLLFLVVLPFWTNSLVRIYGMKVFLGVKGVLNTMLIDMGILSEPVRILNTEIAVIIGLVYLLLPFMILPLYSAIEKLDGRLLEAARDLGANAFQRFFRVILPLTMPGIIAGCLLVLLPAMGMFYVADLLGGAKVLLVGNVIKSEFLISRNWPFGSAISIGLTVLMALLIFVYYRANKLLNKKVELE, encoded by the coding sequence ATGAAGATAATCAATAATAAATTCCAGAAAATTACTGTTGCGATTATCTTCAGTTGGCTCATTTTCTTTGTGTTGATTCCAAACTTGTTGGTATTCGCCGTCAGTTTTCTGACTCGAGACGGTAGCAACTTTTATGCGTTCCCAATTACTGTTGAAAACTATACAAACTTGTTTAATCCACTTTATGCACAAGTTGTGTGGAATTCATTGTCTATGTCGGGCATCGCCACCATTATTTGCTTACTAATAGGTTATCCATTTGCTTTTATGATGAGCAAAATTCATCCTAAATATCGACCGCTCTTATTGTTCCTTGTGGTTTTACCATTCTGGACAAACTCATTGGTTCGTATTTATGGAATGAAAGTGTTTCTCGGTGTGAAAGGTGTGCTTAACACCATGTTGATAGACATGGGAATTTTGAGTGAACCCGTTCGCATTTTGAATACTGAAATTGCGGTAATCATTGGATTAGTTTATTTGCTATTGCCATTTATGATTTTGCCACTCTACTCTGCCATTGAAAAATTAGACGGTCGCTTATTAGAGGCTGCAAGAGATTTAGGTGCAAATGCATTCCAACGTTTCTTCCGAGTGATTTTACCATTAACTATGCCAGGCATTATTGCAGGTTGTTTATTGGTATTATTGCCAGCAATGGGAATGTTCTATGTAGCAGACCTACTTGGTGGAGCAAAAGTATTACTAGTGGGGAACGTAATTAAGAGCGAATTCTTAATTTCTCGTAACTGGCCATTTGGTTCTGCAATCAGTATTGGTTTAACTGTTCTAATGGCATTGTTGATTTTCGTGTACTACCGAGCAAACAAACTATTGAATAAGAAAGTGGAGTTAGAATAA
- the potA gene encoding spermidine/putrescine ABC transporter ATP-binding protein PotA has product MENQLQNKPIIELRSIKKSYGSNTIINDFNLTINNGEFVTILGPSGCGKTTVLRLLAGLEELDSGSIILDGEDITNVPAEKRHINTVFQSYALFPHMTIFENVAFGLRMQKVPNDEIKPRVLEALRMVQLEEMADRKPTQLSGGQQQRIAIARAVVNKPKVLLLDESLSALDYKLRKQMQQELKMLQRQLGITFIFVTHDQEEAITMSDRIVLLRKGKIAQDGSPREIYEDPANLFVARFIGEINVFEATVIERKSEQVVLANVEGRVCDIYTDMPVEKEQKLQVLLRPEDIVIEELDENEHSKAIIGHIIDRTYKGMTLESTVEFDHNGMRVLVSEFFNEDDPYMDHSVGQRVGITWHEGWEVVLNDEDNQ; this is encoded by the coding sequence GTGGAAAATCAGCTTCAAAACAAGCCTATTATTGAGCTTCGTTCAATCAAAAAATCCTATGGTTCTAACACTATTATTAACGATTTCAATCTTACAATTAATAACGGTGAATTTGTCACTATTCTTGGCCCCTCAGGCTGTGGTAAGACCACAGTTTTACGCTTACTTGCAGGCTTAGAAGAATTGGATTCAGGTAGCATTATTTTAGATGGCGAAGATATTACCAATGTGCCAGCGGAAAAACGTCATATTAATACGGTATTCCAAAGCTATGCACTCTTTCCACATATGACAATTTTTGAGAACGTAGCTTTCGGTTTGCGTATGCAAAAAGTACCAAACGACGAAATTAAACCGCGTGTTTTAGAAGCCTTGCGTATGGTACAGTTAGAAGAAATGGCTGATCGTAAGCCAACTCAACTTTCTGGCGGACAACAACAACGTATTGCCATCGCTCGTGCCGTAGTAAATAAACCAAAAGTGTTGCTACTTGATGAGTCTTTATCTGCATTAGATTACAAATTGCGTAAACAAATGCAACAAGAACTCAAAATGTTACAACGTCAGCTTGGCATTACCTTTATTTTCGTCACCCACGATCAAGAAGAAGCGATTACAATGTCTGATCGTATCGTATTATTGCGTAAAGGTAAAATCGCACAAGATGGTTCTCCACGTGAAATCTATGAAGATCCAGCGAACTTATTCGTTGCTCGTTTCATTGGCGAAATTAACGTATTTGAAGCCACTGTGATTGAACGTAAATCAGAACAAGTTGTACTGGCGAATGTTGAAGGTCGAGTTTGTGATATTTACACAGACATGCCTGTTGAGAAAGAGCAAAAACTTCAAGTACTCCTTCGCCCTGAAGATATTGTGATTGAAGAATTAGATGAAAATGAACATTCTAAAGCGATTATCGGTCATATTATTGACCGCACTTATAAAGGAATGACATTAGAATCAACGGTAGAGTTTGATCACAACGGAATGCGTGTCCTTGTAAGTGAATTCTTTAATGAAGACGATCCATATATGGATCATAGCGTAGGTCAGCGCGTAGGCATTACATGGCATGAGGGCTGGGAGGTTGTTCTCAACGATGAAGATAATCAATAA
- a CDS encoding CidB/LrgB family autolysis modulator, whose amino-acid sequence MQQYIIYFYTFLTIFGFWLALQISKRWKSMIFNTFVLTVLILAAILVIGKIPYDDYMAGNAPINNLLGLSIVALALPLYEQLRQIAKQWKIILSTVVIASFLAMLSGGLLAFLLGATPEMIATVLPKSITTPIAMEVSRHLGGIPAVTAVGVVVAGLQGSIFGYLVLKKLGIKHQEAIGLSVGSVSHALGTVSCMETNPTAGSYSSISLVLCGIISSILAPFVFKLIYFFV is encoded by the coding sequence ATGCAGCAGTACATTATTTATTTTTATACATTTTTGACTATTTTTGGATTTTGGCTAGCACTACAAATTAGTAAACGTTGGAAGTCAATGATTTTTAATACTTTTGTTTTAACAGTATTAATTTTGGCGGCGATTTTAGTGATAGGTAAGATTCCTTACGATGATTATATGGCAGGAAATGCGCCTATTAATAATTTACTTGGCTTGAGTATCGTCGCTCTTGCATTGCCTCTTTATGAACAACTTCGTCAAATTGCCAAACAATGGAAAATTATTCTTTCAACGGTGGTTATAGCTTCTTTTTTAGCGATGTTAAGTGGTGGACTTTTAGCATTTCTTTTAGGTGCAACGCCCGAAATGATCGCAACAGTTTTACCTAAATCCATCACAACGCCTATTGCGATGGAAGTTTCTCGTCATTTAGGCGGCATTCCAGCCGTAACTGCAGTTGGTGTTGTGGTTGCTGGTTTGCAAGGATCGATATTTGGTTATCTTGTATTAAAAAAATTAGGTATTAAACATCAAGAAGCCATTGGGCTTTCTGTTGGTTCGGTTTCTCACGCACTTGGTACAGTAAGCTGTATGGAAACTAATCCAACTGCAGGCAGTTACAGTTCGATTTCTCTCGTGCTTTGTGGAATTATTAGTTCTATTCTCGCCCCATTTGTATTTAAGCTGATTTATTTCTTTGTTTAA
- a CDS encoding anti-phage deoxyguanosine triphosphatase yields MKLLTVNSSWTERFLPDPPREKDNRPPFRRDRGRILHSAAFRCLQAKTQIHAIGENDFYRTRLTHSLEVAQIGSSLVAQLKFVETFESLSQTLNIDKNELQKQLKPLLPSNDLIESLCFAHDIGHPPFGHGGETALNYMMAEQGGFEGNAQTFRILTKLEPYTENAGMNLTRRTLLGVVKYPALLDVASPQYAELNFSRNIDPRFVRIHDWIPGKGIFRDDLKMFNWLLENLSENDRTLFCQFKKVRENPAESLHTRFKSLDCSIMELADDIAYGVHDLEDAIVTGVVNPHQWQAAHSALKQIPSAWLQENIDSISQRLFSDKHFERKQAIGALVNFFITNVRWKLTANFDEPLLRYNAELSPEVIIALGVFKKFVWDYVIRNVDTQRIEYKGQRMLTEMFQIFESDPERLLPRNTANRWRNAPEEGKKRIICDYIAGMSDAHALRVYQQL; encoded by the coding sequence ATGAAATTACTTACGGTTAATTCTTCTTGGACAGAACGTTTTCTACCCGATCCTCCACGCGAAAAAGATAATCGTCCACCATTTCGTCGCGATCGTGGGCGAATTTTACATTCTGCCGCCTTTCGTTGCTTACAAGCGAAAACCCAAATACACGCAATTGGCGAAAATGATTTTTATCGCACTCGCTTAACCCATTCTTTGGAAGTGGCTCAGATTGGCAGTAGTCTAGTTGCTCAGTTGAAATTTGTAGAAACCTTTGAAAGCCTTTCGCAAACATTAAATATTGATAAAAACGAGTTGCAAAAACAATTAAAACCTTTATTGCCGAGTAACGATCTTATTGAGAGTTTGTGTTTTGCTCATGATATTGGGCATCCGCCTTTTGGGCATGGTGGCGAAACGGCATTAAATTATATGATGGCAGAGCAGGGCGGTTTTGAAGGCAATGCGCAAACCTTTAGAATTTTAACGAAACTTGAGCCTTATACTGAAAATGCAGGGATGAATCTAACGCGTAGAACACTATTGGGTGTCGTGAAATATCCTGCGTTGTTAGATGTGGCTTCGCCTCAATATGCAGAACTTAATTTTTCTCGCAATATTGATCCTCGTTTTGTGCGTATTCACGATTGGATTCCAGGAAAAGGCATTTTCCGTGATGATTTAAAAATGTTTAATTGGTTGCTGGAAAATCTTTCTGAAAATGACCGCACTTTATTCTGTCAATTTAAAAAAGTGCGGGAAAATCCAGCTGAATCTTTACATACTCGGTTTAAATCGCTGGATTGCAGCATTATGGAATTAGCAGATGATATTGCCTATGGCGTACATGATTTAGAAGATGCCATTGTGACTGGCGTGGTAAATCCTCATCAATGGCAAGCGGCACATTCCGCATTGAAACAAATTCCTTCAGCTTGGTTGCAAGAAAATATTGATTCAATTAGCCAACGACTTTTCTCTGATAAACATTTTGAACGAAAACAAGCCATTGGTGCATTGGTGAACTTTTTTATTACTAATGTGCGGTGGAAATTAACGGCAAATTTTGATGAACCTTTGTTACGTTATAACGCAGAGTTGTCACCTGAAGTGATTATTGCACTTGGTGTATTTAAAAAATTTGTTTGGGATTATGTTATTCGCAATGTGGATACTCAACGAATCGAATATAAAGGGCAGAGAATGCTGACAGAAATGTTCCAAATTTTTGAATCTGACCCAGAGCGTTTATTACCAAGAAATACTGCAAATCGTTGGCGTAATGCACCAGAAGAAGGGAAAAAACGGATTATTTGCGATTATATTGCAGGTATGTCAGATGCGCACGCCTTGCGGGTATATCAGCAACTTTGA
- the pepT gene encoding peptidase T, protein MISQTDKTELLERFLHYVSFDTQSKPHAKHSPSSVGQMKLAMQLQKELTQLGLENVEVSKYAVVTAFLPANDPNLTKTIGLIAHLDTSPQCRGKNVRPEVIEQYRGGDIALGIGEEFISPVYYSFMQKLVGQTLIVADGTTLLGADNKAGIAEIMTALSILQKENIPHCNIRVAFTPDEEIGLGIHYFPMEKFSCDWAYTIDGGEVGELEYENFNAATAKVRFFGRNIHTGYAKGKMLNALTLACEFQQVFPVDEVPEKTDGKAGFYHLEDFSGDIEQVDLTYLIRDFDEQNFAQRKAFIKSQVEKFNAKKGLKKPIELEIQDSYQNMYDVVKNVPQSIELADRAMKAVGIKPNHKPIRGGTDGAFLASEGLACPNIFTGGYNFHSKHELVSLQGMEKTVQVIIEMLKCKDL, encoded by the coding sequence ATGATTTCTCAAACAGATAAAACAGAACTTTTAGAACGATTTTTACATTATGTGTCTTTTGACACCCAATCAAAACCTCATGCTAAGCATTCCCCTAGCTCAGTTGGACAAATGAAGTTAGCCATGCAGTTGCAAAAAGAGCTCACCCAACTTGGTTTAGAGAATGTTGAAGTAAGTAAATACGCGGTGGTGACAGCATTTTTACCCGCTAATGATCCTAACTTAACGAAAACCATCGGTTTAATTGCGCATCTTGATACGTCTCCGCAATGTAGAGGCAAAAATGTACGCCCCGAAGTGATAGAGCAATATCGTGGCGGAGATATTGCATTAGGTATTGGCGAGGAATTTATTAGCCCTGTTTATTATTCTTTTATGCAAAAATTGGTCGGGCAAACGCTTATTGTTGCCGATGGAACCACTTTGCTTGGGGCGGATAATAAAGCGGGAATTGCAGAAATTATGACCGCACTTTCCATTCTTCAAAAAGAGAATATTCCTCATTGCAATATTCGTGTTGCTTTTACGCCTGATGAAGAAATTGGTTTGGGAATCCATTATTTCCCAATGGAAAAGTTTTCCTGTGATTGGGCATATACTATTGATGGGGGAGAAGTAGGGGAATTAGAATACGAAAACTTTAATGCAGCAACGGCAAAAGTGCGGTTTTTCGGGCGGAATATTCACACAGGTTATGCAAAAGGAAAAATGCTGAATGCACTGACTTTAGCTTGTGAGTTCCAGCAAGTTTTTCCTGTTGATGAAGTACCAGAAAAAACGGATGGGAAAGCGGGCTTTTATCATTTAGAAGATTTTTCTGGCGATATTGAGCAAGTAGATCTCACTTATTTGATTCGTGATTTTGATGAGCAGAATTTCGCACAAAGAAAAGCTTTTATTAAAAGTCAGGTGGAAAAATTTAATGCTAAAAAAGGTTTGAAAAAGCCTATTGAGTTAGAAATTCAAGATAGCTACCAAAATATGTATGATGTGGTAAAAAACGTTCCTCAATCAATTGAACTTGCTGATCGCGCAATGAAAGCGGTGGGAATTAAACCAAATCATAAGCCGATTCGAGGTGGTACAGATGGGGCATTTTTAGCATCTGAGGGTTTAGCATGCCCAAATATTTTCACGGGTGGTTATAATTTCCATAGTAAACACGAATTGGTTTCTTTACAAGGCATGGAAAAGACGGTTCAAGTAATTATCGAAATGCTGAAATGTAAAGATTTGTAA
- a CDS encoding Dps family protein — protein sequence MSKTSIGLDKVQSAELANKLNELLATYQVFYTNVRGYHWNIKGVNFFALHTKFEEIYTNLIARVDEVAERILTLGYTPNNAYSQYLKISRIKEDIAVSNAQECLSGTLQGLKTLLDQQREILSFANNANDEGTASQMSDYIKEQEKLVWMFQAACQTCHA from the coding sequence ATGTCCAAAACATCTATCGGATTAGACAAAGTTCAGTCAGCAGAATTAGCCAATAAACTTAATGAACTACTTGCAACCTACCAAGTTTTCTATACTAATGTACGGGGCTACCACTGGAACATTAAAGGCGTAAACTTCTTTGCATTACACACAAAATTTGAAGAAATTTATACTAATTTAATTGCTAGAGTTGATGAAGTGGCTGAGCGTATTTTAACTTTAGGTTACACACCAAATAATGCTTACAGCCAATACTTAAAAATATCTCGAATTAAAGAAGATATTGCAGTAAGTAACGCACAAGAGTGTTTATCAGGTACATTACAAGGTCTAAAAACATTGCTAGATCAACAACGTGAAATTCTTTCTTTTGCAAATAATGCTAATGATGAAGGTACTGCATCACAAATGAGTGACTACATTAAAGAACAAGAAAAATTGGTATGGATGTTCCAAGCAGCTTGCCAAACTTGTCACGCTTAA
- a CDS encoding extracellular solute-binding protein — MKKFAGLITASFVAATLTACNDKDAKQETAKATAAANDTVYLYTWTEYVPDGLLDEFTKETGIKVIVSSLESNETMYAKLKTQGESGGYDVIAPSNYFVSKMAREGMLKELDHSKLPVLKELDPDWLNKPYDKGNKYSLPQLLGAPGIAFNTNTYKGEQFTSWADLWKPEFANKVQLLDDAREVFNIALLKIGQDPNTQDPAIIKQAYEELLKLRPNVLSFNSDNPANSFISGEVEVGQLWNGSVRIAKKEKAPLNMVFPKEGPVLWVDTLAIPATAKNSEGAHKLINYMLGKKTAEKLTLAIGYPTSNIEAKKALPKEITEDPAIYPSADILKNSHWQDDVGDAIQFYEQYYQELKAAK, encoded by the coding sequence ATGAAAAAATTTGCAGGTTTAATTACTGCCAGCTTCGTAGCTGCAACTTTAACCGCTTGCAACGATAAAGATGCTAAGCAAGAAACTGCAAAAGCTACGGCTGCTGCTAATGACACTGTGTATCTCTACACTTGGACTGAATATGTACCAGATGGTCTTTTAGATGAGTTTACTAAAGAAACTGGCATCAAAGTTATCGTTTCAAGCCTAGAATCAAACGAAACAATGTACGCAAAACTCAAAACTCAAGGCGAGTCTGGTGGCTATGATGTTATCGCACCTTCTAACTACTTCGTTTCTAAAATGGCACGCGAAGGAATGTTAAAAGAACTTGATCACAGCAAATTACCTGTTCTTAAAGAATTAGATCCTGATTGGCTCAATAAACCTTATGATAAAGGTAACAAATACTCTCTTCCGCAACTTTTAGGTGCGCCGGGTATCGCATTCAATACCAACACTTACAAAGGCGAACAATTCACTTCTTGGGCAGACTTATGGAAACCAGAATTTGCAAACAAAGTTCAGTTATTAGACGATGCACGTGAAGTATTCAACATTGCTTTATTGAAAATTGGTCAAGATCCAAATACTCAAGATCCAGCAATTATCAAACAAGCCTATGAAGAATTATTGAAATTACGTCCAAATGTACTTTCTTTCAATTCCGATAACCCAGCTAACTCGTTCATCTCAGGCGAAGTGGAAGTGGGTCAATTATGGAATGGTTCGGTACGTATTGCTAAAAAAGAAAAAGCACCTCTAAATATGGTATTCCCAAAAGAGGGTCCTGTACTTTGGGTTGATACTCTTGCAATTCCTGCAACAGCTAAAAATTCTGAAGGCGCACACAAGCTGATTAACTACATGTTAGGGAAAAAAACAGCTGAAAAATTAACCTTAGCTATCGGTTACCCAACCTCAAATATTGAAGCGAAAAAAGCATTACCAAAAGAAATCACTGAAGATCCAGCGATTTATCCGTCAGCTGATATATTAAAAAATAGTCACTGGCAAGATGACGTTGGCGATGCAATCCAATTCTATGAACAATATTATCAAGAATTAAAAGCAGCAAAATAA
- a CDS encoding ABC transporter ATP-binding protein: MALISLTNGYLSFSDAPLLDHAELHIEPNERVCLVGRNGAGKSTLLKIIAGDVLMDDGKIQYEKDLVVSRLEQDPPRNAQGNIFDYVAEGVGHLTDLLKEYHHISVQLEENYSDQILSQLEQVQAKLEHADGWRFENKINEVLLKLGLNPNTKLSALSGGWLRKAALARALVCDPDVLLLDEPTNHLDVEAIEWLENFLLDFQGSIVFISHDRSFIRKMATRIVDLDRGQLRSYPGNYDLYLTTKEENLRVEALQNELFDKRLAQEEVWIRQGIKARRTRNEGRVRALKAMREERRQRREVMGTAKLQLDTSSRSGKIVFEMENVSYEIAGKTLLKDFSTTILRGDKIALVGANGCGKTTFIKLLLGEIQPTSGKIRCGTKLDIAYFDQYRADLDPEKTVMDNVADGKQDIEVNGVKRHVLGYLQDFLFSPKRAMTPVKALSGGERNRLLLAKLLLKPNNLLILDEPTNDLDVETLELLEEILTDYQGTLLIVSHDRQFIDNTATECYLFEGEGRLNKYVGGFFDAKQQQANFWASKATEEQVKAKKTEQLKEESSVKNDRTSKPKSVKLSYKEQRELEQLPQLLEELETKITILQAEIADPAFFQQSHDITDAKLKALSDAEAELEKAFLRWEELEEKKNLADGKA, encoded by the coding sequence GTGGCATTAATTAGTTTAACCAATGGATACCTTTCTTTTAGCGATGCACCTTTATTAGATCACGCAGAACTACATATTGAACCGAATGAACGCGTTTGTTTAGTTGGGCGTAACGGCGCAGGTAAATCAACTTTATTGAAAATCATCGCAGGCGATGTGCTCATGGATGATGGCAAAATCCAATACGAAAAAGATCTTGTGGTTTCTCGTTTAGAACAAGACCCACCGCGTAATGCGCAAGGCAACATTTTTGATTATGTCGCGGAAGGCGTAGGGCATTTAACGGATTTATTGAAAGAATATCATCATATTTCTGTTCAATTGGAAGAAAATTATAGTGATCAAATTTTAAGTCAATTAGAGCAAGTTCAGGCTAAATTAGAACACGCTGATGGCTGGCGATTTGAAAATAAAATCAATGAAGTATTGTTAAAACTAGGTTTAAATCCAAACACAAAATTATCCGCACTTTCGGGCGGTTGGTTACGCAAAGCGGCACTAGCACGCGCATTGGTGTGCGATCCTGATGTGTTATTACTTGATGAACCAACCAACCACTTGGATGTGGAAGCTATTGAATGGCTGGAGAATTTCTTACTGGATTTCCAAGGTAGCATTGTATTTATTTCCCATGACCGTTCTTTTATTCGCAAAATGGCAACACGCATTGTGGATTTAGATCGCGGTCAATTGCGGTCTTATCCAGGAAATTACGATTTATATTTAACCACAAAAGAAGAAAATCTACGCGTTGAAGCCTTGCAGAATGAATTATTTGATAAACGTCTAGCACAGGAAGAAGTGTGGATTCGCCAAGGTATCAAGGCTCGCCGTACAAGAAATGAAGGGCGAGTGCGAGCATTAAAAGCGATGCGTGAGGAACGCCGCCAACGCCGTGAGGTAATGGGAACAGCCAAATTACAGTTAGACACCTCAAGTCGTTCAGGCAAAATTGTCTTTGAAATGGAAAATGTGAGCTATGAAATCGCAGGAAAAACCTTATTAAAAGATTTTTCAACAACGATTTTACGTGGAGACAAAATTGCGCTTGTTGGGGCAAATGGCTGTGGGAAAACCACGTTCATTAAATTATTGCTGGGGGAAATTCAGCCAACATCAGGAAAAATTCGTTGTGGCACCAAATTAGACATTGCTTATTTTGACCAATATCGTGCTGATTTAGATCCCGAAAAAACCGTGATGGATAATGTAGCGGATGGCAAACAAGATATTGAAGTCAATGGTGTAAAACGCCATGTGCTAGGGTATTTGCAAGATTTCTTGTTCTCGCCAAAACGTGCAATGACGCCAGTTAAAGCCTTATCTGGGGGAGAGAGAAATCGTTTATTGCTCGCCAAATTACTGCTTAAACCAAATAATTTATTGATTCTTGACGAACCGACCAATGATCTCGATGTAGAAACATTGGAGCTTTTAGAAGAAATTTTGACTGATTATCAAGGCACATTGTTAATTGTGAGCCACGACCGTCAATTTATCGATAATACTGCGACAGAATGTTATTTATTCGAAGGTGAAGGGCGTTTGAATAAGTATGTGGGAGGATTCTTTGATGCGAAACAGCAACAAGCCAATTTCTGGGCAAGTAAAGCAACAGAAGAACAAGTTAAAGCGAAGAAAACTGAACAGCTAAAAGAAGAAAGTTCGGTAAAAAATGACCGCACTTCTAAGCCGAAATCAGTGAAACTTTCTTATAAAGAACAACGTGAGCTAGAACAACTTCCACAACTATTGGAAGAATTAGAAACCAAAATCACCATACTGCAAGCTGAAATAGCCGATCCAGCATTTTTCCAACAATCTCACGATATTACCGATGCTAAATTAAAAGCATTATCGGATGCTGAAGCTGAATTAGAAAAGGCATTTTTACGCTGGGAAGAATTGGAAGAAAAGAAAAATTTGGCTGACGGTAAAGCTTAA